From a region of the Dehalococcoidia bacterium genome:
- a CDS encoding AarF/UbiB family protein — MQQRSEHYGARSRGRPPRNRLVRFWNAGNMLARVYAGYRLISLLEKRRGPEWGEARRKRHHRWSATKFYETAVRNQGLLIKTSQFISSRSDIAPDEYVEVLSRLQDEVPPEPFEVIRREVERELGRPLDAVFSRFDAAPIASASLAQVHRAELRDGRDVAVKVLYPGIEHIVDIDLKNIRRYVNILNRIDKSLDYRFVADEMGRMIPKELDFINEGRNAEAIAANFAGVEDIVVPAIYWEHTTRRVLVMEYVDGVKITDVDAIRALGVDPPDVAKVLVAAFSEMLLRHGFFHADPHPGNLMVAPGERAEDGRVKPKLVLVDFGQVKEVGPEFRFMFAQMTRALMASDDSMVGQAFRGLGFRTRDDNEEGYTNLGQAYVGNVVRRMNQLGAAVADRDMMRDSYREITRVLRDNPIVKIPPDLLFVGRVMGLLNGLGTTLQARTNLLLEMARMIEREGVSGAMAPNGGGAPRRLLEA, encoded by the coding sequence ATGCAACAGCGCAGCGAGCACTACGGCGCCCGCTCTCGTGGCCGGCCGCCACGCAACCGCCTCGTCCGGTTCTGGAACGCCGGTAACATGCTCGCCCGCGTCTACGCCGGCTACCGGCTGATCTCGCTCCTCGAGAAGCGCCGCGGGCCGGAGTGGGGCGAGGCCCGCCGCAAGCGTCACCATCGCTGGAGCGCCACGAAGTTCTACGAGACTGCCGTGCGAAACCAGGGCCTGCTGATCAAGACCTCGCAGTTCATCAGCAGCCGCTCGGACATCGCGCCGGACGAGTATGTCGAGGTCCTCTCCCGCCTTCAGGACGAAGTGCCGCCCGAGCCCTTCGAGGTGATCCGGCGCGAGGTCGAGCGTGAGCTCGGCAGGCCCCTGGACGCCGTGTTCTCGCGCTTCGACGCCGCCCCAATTGCTTCGGCCTCGCTTGCCCAGGTACATCGAGCGGAGCTGAGGGACGGACGTGACGTGGCCGTGAAGGTGCTCTATCCCGGCATCGAGCACATCGTCGACATCGACCTCAAGAACATCCGGCGCTACGTGAACATCCTCAACCGGATCGACAAGAGCCTCGACTACCGCTTCGTCGCCGACGAAATGGGACGGATGATCCCGAAGGAGCTCGACTTCATCAACGAGGGCCGCAACGCGGAGGCCATCGCCGCGAACTTTGCCGGCGTCGAGGACATCGTCGTGCCCGCGATCTACTGGGAGCACACGACGCGCCGCGTGCTCGTGATGGAGTACGTCGATGGCGTCAAGATCACGGATGTCGACGCTATCCGCGCCCTCGGTGTCGACCCTCCGGACGTCGCCAAGGTGCTCGTGGCCGCCTTCAGCGAAATGCTGCTGAGGCACGGCTTCTTCCACGCGGACCCCCACCCCGGCAACCTCATGGTTGCCCCGGGAGAGCGCGCCGAGGATGGCCGCGTCAAGCCGAAGCTGGTGCTGGTCGACTTCGGACAGGTCAAGGAGGTCGGGCCCGAGTTCCGCTTCATGTTCGCCCAGATGACGCGCGCCCTGATGGCCTCGGACGACTCGATGGTCGGGCAGGCCTTTCGCGGCCTCGGCTTCCGCACCCGCGACGACAACGAGGAGGGCTACACCAACCTGGGCCAGGCCTACGTTGGCAACGTCGTGCGCCGCATGAACCAGCTTGGCGCCGCCGTCGCCGACCGCGACATGATGCGCGACTCCTACCGCGAGATCACTCGCGTCCTGCGGGACAATCCCATCGTGAAAATCCCGCCGGACCTGTTGTTCGTGGGCCGCGTGATGGGCCTGCTCAACGGCCTCGGCACCACCTTGCAGGCGCGCACCAATCTCCTCCTGGAGATGGCGCGAATGATCGAGCGCGAAGGCGTTAGCGGCGCCATGGCCCCAAACGGCGGAGGCGCGCCGAGGCGTCTCCTGGAGGCCTAG
- a CDS encoding serine hydrolase domain-containing protein — MVGTLERAQMLEAEPEEVGLSSTKLNNVTRLVHGYINDGKIPGAISMIARRGKVVHFETYGKMDEEAGKPMTADTIFRIYSMTKPIASLGLMLLYEEGRFQLDDPAYKYIPEWKNQKVFIGGTADNPDLRAPERPISVRDLLMHTSGLAGGLGAPESSPTSELFRRAGVRGFGQEGNHTLRDMVERIANVPLQFDPGTKWNYGISTDVVGYLSEVLSGRPFDVYLKERIFDPLGMSDTGFSVPEASLDRFAACYRRGGENDPPYVLQDSPTTSPYAKPRTYFSGAGGLVSTAADYMRFCKMLANGGELDGVRIAGKRTIEFMAMNHLPGGCDLAAMGQTRFTETSMEGIGFGLGFAVLLDPAKAQIIGTPGEYYWGGAASTAFFINPKEDLIMIFLTQLLPSGSYPFRRELRATIYSSIID, encoded by the coding sequence ATGGTCGGAACGCTGGAACGCGCCCAAATGCTGGAGGCAGAGCCTGAGGAAGTCGGCCTTTCGTCCACAAAGCTGAACAACGTCACGCGGCTGGTCCATGGCTACATCAACGACGGGAAGATACCCGGCGCCATCTCGATGATCGCCCGTCGCGGCAAGGTCGTGCACTTCGAGACCTACGGGAAGATGGACGAAGAGGCCGGCAAGCCCATGACGGCCGACACCATTTTCCGCATTTACTCCATGACCAAGCCCATCGCCAGCCTGGGCCTGATGCTGCTCTACGAGGAGGGCCGCTTCCAGCTGGACGACCCTGCGTACAAGTACATCCCGGAGTGGAAGAACCAGAAGGTCTTCATCGGCGGCACCGCGGACAACCCGGACCTGCGCGCGCCCGAGCGCCCGATCAGCGTCCGCGACCTCCTGATGCACACCTCGGGCCTGGCCGGCGGCCTCGGCGCTCCCGAGTCGTCGCCGACCTCAGAGCTCTTCCGGCGCGCCGGCGTGCGGGGCTTCGGCCAGGAAGGCAACCACACCCTGCGCGACATGGTCGAGCGCATCGCGAACGTCCCCCTCCAGTTTGACCCCGGCACGAAATGGAACTACGGCATCTCCACCGACGTGGTCGGCTACCTCAGCGAGGTGCTCAGCGGCCGGCCATTCGACGTCTACCTCAAGGAGAGGATCTTCGACCCGCTGGGCATGAGTGACACCGGCTTCTCCGTCCCCGAGGCCTCGCTCGACCGCTTCGCCGCCTGCTACCGACGCGGCGGCGAAAACGACCCGCCATACGTGCTCCAGGACTCGCCGACGACGAGCCCCTACGCGAAGCCGCGCACCTATTTCTCCGGCGCCGGCGGCCTCGTCTCAACGGCAGCCGACTACATGCGCTTCTGCAAGATGCTCGCGAACGGCGGCGAGCTCGACGGCGTCCGCATCGCCGGCAAGCGCACCATCGAGTTCATGGCCATGAACCACCTGCCCGGCGGCTGCGACCTCGCGGCGATGGGCCAGACGCGCTTCACCGAGACGAGCATGGAGGGCATTGGCTTCGGCCTCGGATTCGCCGTGCTCCTCGACCCGGCGAAGGCCCAGATCATCGGCACGCCCGGCGAATACTACTGGGGCGGCGCCGCCTCGACGGCGTTCTTCATCAACCCGAAGGAAGACCTGATCATGATCTTCCTCACTCAACTCCTACCCTCGGGTTCGTACCCCTTCCGCCGCGAGCTTCGCGCCACCATCTACTCCTCGATCATCGACTAG
- a CDS encoding enoyl-CoA hydratase/isomerase family protein, producing the protein MSYEFLIYEKHDHIALITLNRPERLNALSRALHLETLRAAEEARNDDDVWAVIITGAGRGFCSGADIQAAADRAAAGDGQPAEPPRRSQNDILDQYGWVGNQARAWYYLDKPTIAAMNGVCAGAGMSLALACDFRVGSENARFHSVFLERNLSPDSGMSWFMPRIIGYSHALDLILTSRDVNAEEAYRIGLLNRLVPHEKLIEESFKMAKEILRWPPIAVRAAKRVTQQNLNKDLDDALRNEILHLTYGRAAVNDAREARVARAERREPRYTGT; encoded by the coding sequence ATGAGCTACGAGTTCCTGATCTACGAGAAGCACGACCACATCGCCCTGATCACGCTGAACCGCCCCGAGCGGCTCAATGCCCTGAGCCGTGCTCTTCACCTCGAGACACTACGAGCGGCGGAGGAGGCCCGCAACGACGACGACGTCTGGGCCGTCATCATCACCGGGGCCGGCCGCGGCTTCTGCTCCGGCGCCGACATCCAGGCCGCCGCCGACCGCGCGGCGGCCGGCGATGGCCAGCCGGCCGAGCCGCCGCGGCGCAGCCAGAATGACATCCTTGACCAGTACGGCTGGGTTGGGAACCAGGCCCGCGCCTGGTACTACCTCGACAAGCCAACTATCGCCGCGATGAACGGCGTCTGCGCCGGGGCCGGCATGAGCCTCGCGCTCGCCTGCGACTTCCGCGTCGGCTCCGAGAACGCGCGCTTCCACAGCGTCTTCCTGGAGCGCAACCTCTCGCCTGACTCCGGCATGAGCTGGTTCATGCCGCGCATCATCGGCTACAGTCACGCCCTCGACCTCATCCTCACGAGCCGCGACGTGAACGCGGAGGAGGCCTACCGCATCGGCCTGCTGAACCGCCTCGTCCCGCACGAAAAGCTCATCGAAGAGTCCTTCAAGATGGCGAAGGAGATCCTGCGCTGGCCGCCGATCGCCGTCCGCGCCGCCAAGAGGGTGACTCAGCAGAACCTGAACAAGGACCTGGACGACGCCCTGCGCAACGAGATACTCCACCTGACCTATGGCCGCGCCGCCGTCAACGACGCCCGTGAGGCCCGCGTCGCCCGCGCCGAACGCCGCGAGCCCCGCTACACCGGCACCTGA
- a CDS encoding potassium channel protein has protein sequence MKEYRAAAQAYGRVLVGLLALGVILVFATGGYMIIEGWSFLDALYMTVITLTTVGYREVQPLSRTGMAFTMVVLFVGVGTSFYILTALVSTIIEGDLRQLFGERRMKIQVEHLKDHHIICGFGRVGEEIALEFKQRQAPFVVVDLSAEALERARAEGYLVLQGDATQEETLKRAGIERCASLIAALDSDAGNTYITLTAKMLRPDVRVVARVASASNEKKLLQAGADHIVSPYQMGGRRLALSALQPILLDFMDIVSLGSQGPGVLGEFGVDKDSGLQGRTIGEVCASAPDLVVLAVRSERGTFIVGPAPSTRLALGDRLMVFGPEEQLRRVGPPTGVTTAGG, from the coding sequence GTGAAGGAGTACAGGGCGGCGGCTCAGGCATACGGCCGCGTGCTGGTCGGATTGCTGGCGCTCGGGGTCATCCTCGTGTTCGCCACCGGCGGCTACATGATCATCGAGGGCTGGTCATTCCTTGATGCCCTCTACATGACCGTGATCACGCTCACTACCGTGGGCTATCGCGAAGTGCAGCCGTTGAGCCGGACCGGCATGGCGTTCACCATGGTCGTCCTGTTCGTGGGCGTCGGGACGTCGTTCTATATCCTGACGGCGCTGGTCTCCACGATAATCGAGGGCGACCTGCGGCAGCTTTTCGGCGAGCGGAGGATGAAGATCCAGGTGGAACACCTGAAGGACCACCACATCATCTGCGGCTTCGGACGGGTGGGCGAGGAGATCGCCCTGGAGTTCAAGCAGCGGCAGGCGCCATTCGTGGTCGTGGACCTCAGCGCCGAGGCCCTGGAACGCGCCCGCGCCGAGGGCTACCTGGTGCTTCAGGGAGACGCGACGCAGGAAGAAACGCTGAAGAGAGCCGGGATCGAACGCTGCGCGTCGCTCATCGCCGCTCTGGACTCGGACGCTGGCAATACATACATCACGCTGACGGCGAAGATGCTGCGGCCGGACGTCCGCGTGGTTGCCAGGGTCGCCTCGGCGTCGAACGAGAAGAAGCTGCTGCAGGCAGGCGCCGACCACATCGTCTCTCCCTACCAGATGGGTGGGCGGCGACTGGCGCTCTCAGCGCTGCAGCCGATCCTGCTGGACTTCATGGACATCGTCTCCCTGGGCTCGCAGGGGCCAGGAGTGCTCGGCGAGTTTGGCGTCGACAAAGACTCGGGGCTGCAGGGCCGGACGATAGGCGAAGTGTGTGCGAGCGCGCCGGACCTGGTCGTCCTCGCGGTGCGGAGCGAGCGCGGCACTTTCATAGTCGGCCCGGCGCCCAGCACCCGCCTGGCGCTGGGCGACCGGCTGATGGTGTTCGGGCCGGAGGAGCAGCTGCGGCGCGTAGGGCCGCCTACCGGCGTCACGACCGCGGGAGGCTGA
- a CDS encoding VOC family protein, whose translation MLPIKRIDHVSMATPNAAERAKFFEDLFGMRVIARYDQPRDGYTGVEMSIPGSTSTFELLEPAGDDSFVAKFLAQKGSMLHHVTFEVTDIREAARVLREYGIEPFGYREDAEWARELFIHPRDTGGVLIQLFQPHGT comes from the coding sequence TTGCTGCCGATCAAGCGCATCGACCACGTCTCCATGGCCACGCCGAATGCCGCCGAGCGCGCGAAGTTCTTCGAGGACCTCTTCGGCATGCGGGTCATCGCCCGCTATGACCAGCCGCGCGACGGCTACACCGGCGTGGAGATGTCCATCCCGGGTTCGACCTCCACCTTCGAGCTCCTGGAGCCGGCGGGCGACGACAGCTTCGTCGCGAAGTTCCTCGCCCAGAAGGGGTCGATGCTCCACCACGTGACCTTCGAGGTCACCGATATCCGCGAGGCGGCGCGCGTCCTGCGTGAATACGGCATCGAGCCCTTTGGCTATCGCGAGGACGCCGAGTGGGCGCGCGAACTCTTCATTCACCCGCGCGACACCGGTGGCGTCCTTATCCAGCTTTTCCAGCCGCACGGCACGTAG
- a CDS encoding PhzF family phenazine biosynthesis protein — MTQKIYQVDAFSHRPFAGNPAAVCILSAPRDDAWMQAVSNEMNLSETAFLCPRAEGFDLRWFTPAVEVDLCGHATLASAHVLWEQGVLAREAQARFLTRSGLLTADLRGDWIEMDFPATPPQETDAPRALVEGLGAEARYVGRTPFDYFVELEDAETVRRLAPDLRVLRSLGARGVIVTAPSDDRSYDFVSRFFAPAAGIDEDPVTGSAHCALGPYWSARLGRAELTGFQASRRAGVIRVRPDAGRVFLAGQAVTVYEATLSAACEAGSP; from the coding sequence GTGACCCAGAAGATCTATCAGGTTGACGCATTCAGCCACAGGCCCTTCGCCGGCAATCCCGCCGCCGTCTGCATCCTGTCCGCGCCGCGTGACGACGCCTGGATGCAAGCGGTCTCGAATGAAATGAACCTCTCCGAGACCGCCTTCCTCTGTCCGCGCGCCGAGGGCTTCGACCTCCGCTGGTTCACGCCGGCAGTCGAGGTGGACCTCTGCGGCCATGCGACCCTCGCGAGCGCCCACGTCCTCTGGGAGCAAGGAGTCCTGGCGCGCGAGGCCCAGGCGCGCTTCCTCACCCGTAGCGGGCTGCTGACGGCAGACCTGCGAGGCGACTGGATCGAGATGGACTTCCCCGCCACGCCTCCGCAGGAAACAGATGCGCCGCGCGCCCTGGTCGAGGGCCTGGGGGCAGAGGCGCGCTATGTCGGCCGCACGCCTTTCGACTACTTCGTCGAGCTCGAGGACGCGGAGACAGTCCGGCGCCTTGCCCCCGACCTGCGGGTGCTTCGCTCACTCGGCGCACGTGGAGTCATCGTGACTGCCCCCTCGGATGACCGCTCTTACGACTTCGTGTCGCGTTTCTTCGCTCCCGCCGCCGGCATCGACGAAGACCCCGTCACGGGTTCGGCGCACTGCGCCCTCGGGCCTTACTGGTCTGCCAGGCTCGGCAGGGCGGAACTTACCGGCTTCCAGGCGTCACGGCGCGCCGGCGTCATCCGGGTGCGGCCGGACGCCGGCCGCGTCTTTCTCGCCGGCCAGGCGGTGACCGTGTATGAGGCCACGTTGAGCGCCGCCTGCGAAGCCGGCTCGCCCTAG
- a CDS encoding DinB family protein, with protein MNEPNPSLYVLDRPLTRAQVLEELAAFPARLRDKVAGLPAESLLRGPGGEEWSAFQTLLHLRDATLVYAIRFRFIVFNNDPFLPDYDEGRWVARSKDSPADVDAILDEIASSRAGLLRVLARLPEEDWMRTGRHEVMGPVMLEHYARHQVVHEEMHLAQIEAALGASA; from the coding sequence ATGAACGAACCCAACCCGAGCCTCTACGTCCTCGATCGCCCATTGACCCGCGCCCAGGTCTTGGAGGAGCTTGCCGCCTTTCCCGCGCGTCTAAGGGACAAGGTCGCCGGGCTTCCGGCGGAGTCGCTGCTGCGCGGGCCGGGAGGGGAGGAGTGGTCCGCCTTCCAGACTCTGCTCCACCTTCGCGACGCGACGCTGGTCTATGCCATCCGCTTCCGCTTCATCGTCTTCAACAACGACCCCTTCCTGCCGGACTACGACGAAGGCCGATGGGTCGCGCGGTCGAAGGACTCCCCGGCGGATGTCGACGCCATTTTGGATGAGATAGCGTCTTCGCGGGCCGGCCTCCTGCGGGTACTCGCCCGTCTCCCCGAGGAGGACTGGATGCGCACCGGCCGCCACGAGGTCATGGGGCCTGTGATGCTGGAGCACTACGCCCGCCACCAGGTAGTCCACGAGGAGATGCACCTCGCCCAGATCGAAGCCGCGCTCGGTGCTTCCGCCTGA
- a CDS encoding nitroreductase family deazaflavin-dependent oxidoreductase, with protein sequence MDDKVREALSKGGVIDITTTGRRTGKPHRIEIAFHAFDGKLYISGMPRERKRDWLANMEANPRFTFHLKREVKADLPALARPITDAAERRAVLEKVRQAWGRGDIEEMVRWSPLVEVTIQE encoded by the coding sequence ATGGACGACAAGGTGAGGGAGGCGCTGTCGAAGGGCGGCGTCATCGACATTACGACGACAGGCCGGCGGACCGGGAAGCCGCACCGCATCGAAATCGCCTTTCATGCCTTCGACGGGAAGCTGTACATCTCGGGAATGCCCAGGGAGCGCAAGCGGGACTGGCTGGCGAACATGGAGGCCAACCCGCGGTTCACCTTTCACCTCAAGCGCGAGGTCAAGGCGGACCTCCCTGCCCTTGCCCGGCCGATAACTGACGCGGCAGAGCGGCGCGCGGTGCTCGAGAAGGTGCGGCAGGCGTGGGGGCGCGGGGATATCGAAGAGATGGTGCGCTGGTCGCCGCTGGTCGAGGTGACGATCCAGGAATAG
- the miaB gene encoding tRNA (N6-isopentenyl adenosine(37)-C2)-methylthiotransferase MiaB, translated as MASPKYYIWTVGCQMNVADSAKLAAGLERLGWSETDGPESAQLVVLNTCSIRERSEQKAISELGRLKKLLDKRMRLAGSGPEFKIVVMGCMVGPRQDELKRRFPFVDHFARPQAYDGIFEAVGIAEDTGGEFWPTTFAAATGPTAYVPVIHGCDKFCTYCIVPYRRGRERSRTVEDVRLEVEHLVARGAKEVTLLGQTVEAYGHDLEERRDLGDLMYAIHDIEGLERIRFLTSYPKDMTAKIIEAVRDLPKVCEYFNIPVQSGSDTVLERMRRGYTVGEYREKVDLIRRYMPEAAITTDVIVGFCGETDAEFRATYDLLADLRFDKVHVAAYSPRPRTIAYRKLEDDVPDEVKRQRLHAVEELEREISASINRRYEGREEDVLVEGRRDSLWYGRTRSNKLLHFAGEAAVGDIVRVRVERSSAWSLQGTAVSEALPLLV; from the coding sequence GTGGCGTCCCCGAAGTACTACATCTGGACTGTCGGCTGCCAGATGAACGTGGCCGACTCCGCGAAGCTGGCCGCCGGCCTGGAGCGGCTGGGCTGGAGCGAGACGGACGGGCCGGAGTCAGCACAACTCGTCGTCCTGAACACCTGCTCCATCCGCGAGCGCTCGGAGCAGAAGGCGATTTCGGAGCTCGGACGGCTGAAGAAGCTGCTCGACAAGCGCATGCGCCTGGCCGGGTCCGGCCCCGAGTTCAAGATCGTGGTCATGGGCTGCATGGTCGGCCCCAGGCAGGACGAACTGAAGCGCCGCTTCCCCTTCGTCGACCACTTCGCGCGGCCGCAGGCCTACGACGGCATCTTCGAAGCGGTAGGGATCGCCGAGGACACGGGCGGCGAATTCTGGCCGACCACCTTCGCCGCCGCGACCGGCCCGACCGCCTACGTGCCGGTCATCCATGGCTGCGACAAGTTCTGCACTTACTGCATCGTGCCCTACCGCCGCGGCCGCGAGCGCAGCCGGACGGTGGAGGACGTCAGGCTGGAAGTCGAGCACCTGGTGGCGCGCGGGGCGAAGGAGGTCACGCTGCTGGGCCAGACGGTGGAGGCTTACGGCCATGACCTCGAGGAGCGGCGGGACCTGGGCGACCTCATGTACGCCATCCACGATATCGAGGGCCTGGAGCGAATCCGTTTCCTGACCTCTTACCCGAAGGACATGACGGCCAAGATCATCGAGGCGGTACGCGACCTGCCCAAGGTGTGCGAGTACTTCAACATCCCGGTGCAATCCGGTTCCGACACCGTGCTTGAGCGAATGCGTCGCGGCTACACGGTCGGCGAGTACCGCGAGAAGGTCGACCTCATCCGGCGATACATGCCGGAGGCGGCGATCACGACGGACGTGATCGTCGGCTTTTGCGGTGAGACTGACGCGGAGTTCCGCGCGACGTATGACCTGCTGGCCGACCTGCGGTTCGACAAGGTACACGTTGCGGCCTATTCGCCCAGACCGCGGACCATCGCCTACCGCAAGCTCGAGGACGACGTGCCGGACGAGGTGAAGCGCCAGCGCTTGCACGCGGTCGAGGAGTTGGAGCGCGAGATTTCGGCGAGCATCAATCGCCGCTACGAAGGGCGAGAGGAAGACGTGCTGGTCGAGGGGCGCAGAGACTCCCTCTGGTACGGGCGCACGCGCTCGAACAAGCTGCTGCACTTCGCCGGTGAGGCAGCGGTGGGAGACATCGTGCGGGTGAGGGTAGAGCGCTCGTCGGCCTGGTCGCTGCAGGGGACGGCCGTCTCCGAGGCGCTGCCGCTGCTGGTGTAG
- a CDS encoding SDR family oxidoreductase: protein MKDLSGRTAIVTGASRGLGVYIARALAGQGVDLVLAARNQAALEDLARELRARGRRAIALPVDLRRAEDIERLAASAAAEFGRVDLLVNNAGIEAVYFFHQLPREEVDEVIDVNLRATMHLTRLVLPGMLERREGHIVNMSSLAGKAGPAYAESYAATKAALIGFTQSLRASYRRDGVSASVICPGFVGVVGMYADAKREHGQEAPRVLGESRPEAVAAAVLKAVRNDLPEVIVNPRPVRALLAMRELAPGFMERMSRLIDANSLFRRQAEVRAQAREQQRAR, encoded by the coding sequence ATGAAGGACCTCAGTGGAAGGACGGCGATCGTTACCGGGGCGTCCCGCGGGCTAGGCGTGTACATCGCGCGGGCGCTGGCGGGACAGGGCGTCGACCTCGTCCTGGCCGCGCGCAACCAGGCGGCCCTCGAAGACCTCGCCCGGGAGCTGCGCGCCCGCGGCCGCCGGGCCATCGCTCTCCCCGTCGACCTGCGCCGCGCGGAGGACATCGAGCGCCTCGCCGCCAGCGCGGCGGCCGAGTTCGGGCGGGTCGACCTGCTGGTCAACAACGCCGGCATCGAGGCCGTGTACTTCTTCCACCAGCTGCCCCGGGAAGAAGTGGACGAGGTCATCGACGTGAACCTTCGGGCGACGATGCACCTGACGCGGCTGGTCCTTCCGGGCATGCTGGAGAGGCGCGAAGGGCACATAGTCAATATGTCCTCTCTCGCGGGCAAGGCCGGCCCCGCCTACGCCGAGTCCTACGCCGCGACGAAGGCCGCGCTCATCGGTTTCACGCAGTCCCTGCGCGCCAGCTACCGGCGCGATGGCGTCAGCGCCTCCGTAATCTGCCCCGGTTTCGTCGGCGTGGTCGGCATGTACGCCGACGCCAAGCGCGAGCACGGCCAGGAAGCGCCGCGCGTCCTCGGCGAATCGCGTCCGGAGGCGGTCGCGGCGGCGGTCCTGAAGGCGGTGCGGAACGACCTGCCTGAGGTCATCGTGAATCCGCGCCCTGTCCGCGCGCTCCTGGCCATGAGGGAGCTTGCCCCCGGCTTCATGGAGAGGATGAGCCGGCTGATCGACGCCAATAGCCTCTTCCGCCGCCAGGCCGAGGTCCGGGCGCAGGCGCGCGAACAGCAGCGTGCTCGATAG
- a CDS encoding ribonuclease J, protein MPNGHALRVIPLGGLGEIGRNMLLLEYGEDMIAIDCGLMFPEEEMLGVDLVIPDIRYVQQNARKLRGFFITHGHEDHTGGLPYVLRHVKAPVYCTPLTGGLLGVKLREHRLANEVDVRTILPGESVGAGVFRVEAFSVAHSIPDAAGFAIRTPMGTVVHTGDFKLDHTPVMGQTTNLARLAELGKEGVLLLLADSTYAEVPGYTPSERVVGDALAGIMTTSEGRVIIATFASLIARIQQVIDAAALTGRRVFVTGRSMMDNVQMARERGYLDFPRELSMGVNELRSARPEEVVILTTGSQGEPTSALTRMANGDHQHVQIMRGDTVVLSATPIPGNEALVYRTVDNLFRLGARVLYNRVADVHVRGHAAQEELKIVQSLVRPKYFVPIHGEYRHMVLHAQLAKSMGVAEENAFVMVDGDVLEISETGARLAEKVPADYVYVDGLGVGDVDHVVLRDRLHLATDGMVVVVLTIDKKTGRLIGRPDVISRGVTSIEESEELLERTRDMVVSALEGADHIVEWSAVNTNVKDAIAKFLYDETHRRPMVLPVAVEV, encoded by the coding sequence GTGCCGAATGGCCATGCACTGCGCGTAATCCCCCTCGGCGGTCTCGGCGAGATCGGCCGCAACATGCTGCTCCTCGAATACGGCGAGGACATGATCGCCATCGACTGCGGCCTCATGTTTCCCGAAGAGGAGATGCTCGGGGTCGACCTCGTGATCCCGGACATACGTTATGTCCAGCAAAACGCGCGCAAGCTGCGCGGCTTCTTCATCACCCACGGCCACGAGGACCACACGGGCGGCCTGCCCTACGTACTCCGCCACGTGAAGGCGCCCGTGTACTGCACCCCCCTCACGGGCGGGCTGCTCGGCGTGAAGCTGCGAGAGCATCGCCTTGCGAACGAGGTCGACGTGCGCACCATCCTGCCGGGCGAGAGCGTGGGCGCCGGCGTCTTCCGCGTGGAGGCCTTCAGCGTCGCCCACAGCATCCCGGACGCGGCCGGCTTCGCGATCCGCACGCCGATGGGGACGGTGGTGCACACGGGCGACTTCAAGCTCGACCACACGCCGGTGATGGGCCAGACGACGAACCTGGCCCGCCTCGCCGAGTTGGGCAAAGAAGGCGTGCTGTTGCTGCTCGCGGACTCGACCTACGCCGAGGTGCCGGGCTACACGCCATCAGAGCGGGTAGTGGGCGATGCCCTCGCGGGCATAATGACCACTTCAGAAGGGCGGGTGATCATCGCCACCTTCGCCTCGCTGATTGCGCGCATCCAGCAGGTGATCGATGCGGCGGCGCTCACCGGACGGCGCGTTTTCGTGACCGGGCGGAGCATGATGGACAACGTCCAGATGGCGCGCGAACGCGGCTACCTGGACTTCCCGCGCGAGCTGAGCATGGGCGTCAACGAACTGCGCAGCGCCCGTCCTGAGGAAGTTGTGATCCTCACCACGGGGAGCCAGGGCGAACCGACTTCCGCGCTGACGCGTATGGCCAACGGTGACCACCAGCACGTCCAGATCATGCGCGGCGACACTGTCGTGCTCTCGGCGACGCCGATCCCTGGCAACGAAGCGCTCGTCTATCGGACCGTGGACAACCTTTTCAGGCTGGGCGCCCGGGTGCTCTACAACCGTGTTGCGGACGTGCACGTGCGCGGGCACGCGGCGCAGGAGGAACTGAAGATCGTGCAGTCCCTCGTGAGGCCGAAGTACTTCGTGCCCATTCACGGCGAATACCGCCACATGGTGCTGCACGCCCAGCTGGCGAAGTCCATGGGCGTGGCGGAGGAAAACGCCTTCGTCATGGTCGACGGCGACGTGCTGGAGATCAGCGAGACCGGAGCGCGGCTAGCCGAAAAGGTGCCCGCGGACTACGTGTACGTCGATGGCCTGGGCGTGGGAGACGTCGACCACGTCGTGCTGCGCGACCGCCTGCACCTGGCGACAGACGGCATGGTGGTCGTGGTGCTGACCATCGACAAGAAGACGGGGCGCCTCATCGGGCGGCCAGACGTGATCTCGCGAGGGGTGACGAGCATCGAGGAGTCGGAAGAGCTCCTGGAGCGGACGCGGGACATGGTCGTCTCGGCCCTCGAGGGCGCCGACCACATCGTCGAGTGGTCGGCGGTAAACACGAACGTCAAGGACGCCATCGCGAAGTTCCTTTATGACGAGACCCATCGGCGGCCGATGGTGCTGCCGGTGGCCGTCGAGGTGTGA